The Rhopalosiphum maidis isolate BTI-1 chromosome 1, ASM367621v3, whole genome shotgun sequence genome has a segment encoding these proteins:
- the LOC113550395 gene encoding uncharacterized protein LOC113550395 produces MTVITWCWKKIRHAYAACKRVVSRSGGNSEVDHDQDAVYHVDLTVRAGEQNPSVHLQVIGTLPQQRRRPDIQPIGMRRFADPEKLAAVFKACKELRVPIGDDRLEDGDDDDGSGPAKENRMNAKPKTKNNIDNTDSQRR; encoded by the exons ATGACTGTTATAACTTGGTGTTGGAAGAAGATACGGCATGCGTATGCGGCGTGCAAACGCGTCGTAAGTCGCAGCGGCGGAAACAGCGAAGTGGATCATGACCAAGACGCTGTTTATCATGTAGATTTAACCGTAAGAG CGGGGGAGCAAAACCCGTCGGTCCACCTGCAGGTCATCGGTACATTGCCGCAACAGCGGCGCCGCCCGGACATCCAGCCGATAGGCATGCGAAGATTCGCCGACCCGGAGAAATTAGCGGCTGTATTTAAGGCTTGCAAGGAGCTCCGGGTGCCGATCGGCGACGACCGTCTGGAagacggcgacgacgacgatggcaGTGGTCCTGCGAAAGAGAACCGCATGAATGCGAAAccgaaaaccaaaaataatatcgataataCCGACTCGCAGCGACGATAA